Within the Sphingobium herbicidovorans genome, the region GACGTGGCCGGGGCCGTGTTGTTCCTGGCGTCCGGGCTGTCGGAATATGTGACCGGCCATACGCTGTTCGTCGATGGCGGATGGATGGCGGCAAACCATTTCGATCCGCGCGTCATGGCGACCAAGACGAGCAACGAATAGGCGGCGGAGCGGTCAGCGGCAGTCATCAGCCCGAAAGGAAGGTTTCGATGGCTGCGCAACATGCGTCGAATGCATCATGATGCGGCCAGTGTCCGCTGTTTGCGAGCCGGACTTCCCGGACATCGGGGATTTGGCGAAGAAGGTCGGCGGGCGTCGGGGACGGCCAGCTTAGATCGCCATAGATCAACAGGGTGGGGCAGGAAATGCGCCGCCACAATGCCTGGGCTTCATCGGGCGTGATATCGGGAAAGGGCCATACGGCAAGATAGGGGTCATGTTTCCATTGCCAGCCACTATTGCCCACCTGCCTCAGGCCGTGCCGGGTCAGATGTTCCGCCTGACCGGGTGTAAGGAAGGCGTGGCGCGTGCGCATCCGTTCAATCGCGTCGGATACGACCGGGAAATCCCGGTGCGTCCCCTGCGATGCGACATGCCGTTCCTCCAGCCAGTCGCGGATGGCCTGCGCGATGGGCTGGCCCGACCGGCGTGCGAGGATCTCTGGCGGTGCGCCGACAGCCTCTATCGCGACGACCCGGCGCACCATGTCGGGATAAACCGCGCAAAAGCGCAGCGCGATGTGGGCGCCCAGGGAATGGCCGATCAACACCGCCTGGCGGTGCGGGCCAAGGCCAAGTTCGCGCGCCAGGACGGAAAGATCCGAGAGATAGGCGGCGAAGTCATAGCGGCCATCCTGCGACCATGCGCTGTCGCCATGGCCGCGAAGGTCGGGAGCGATGACATGATGCGCCGGATGAAGCGCAGTCGCCAGCGCATCCCAGCTCCGGCTGTGGTCGCGGCTGCCATGGATCAGGATGATGACCGGCGCGTTCTGATTCGGCCATTCGCTGTAGCTGAGCGGCATGCGGGCATTGAGGAAGCTGCGCCTGACCGGCGGGGCGATTGCGGATGAGCGGGCGGAGAGGGAAGCCGGAGAGCTGGATTTTACGCGCATTCCCGCTGTTAGGGGCAAGGCGGGAGGGCTGGCGACCCCAAAAGATGGCCTTTCCGCATTTCTGTAATCGGCCGGTCCCGTCGCATTCGCGGCGCTTGAATCGACTGGCCGGCTACAATATGGTAGGCGTTGCTATAAATCGACGGACGTTAAGAAACGGCGTCGAACGGTGAGGGATGGAGGAGGCGAAATGGGCTCTGGCTCGCAGGGAGAGGGTAGGTGTCGCGGCCGCGGAAGCGTGAAGTCTTGCGTGCGGACCGTGGAGGTGCTCGAATTCTTCATGAAGAAAGGCGCTCCGGCGCGCACGATCGAGATCAGCGAAGCGTTGGGTGTGCCCAATTCCAGTGCTGACGAGATATTGCGGACACTGGCGGCCGTCGGTTATCTCACCTACAATCAGGCCACCAAGCTTTACGCCCCATCATATAAGATCGTCGCCAATGCCTCGTCGATCGAGGACAGCTTTTTTGGCAGCGGTCGCGTGCATGAGGTCATGGAGGACATGCGCCGGGAAACCGGGGCAAGCGTCTTTGTGACGCAGCAGAATGACTGCTGGTCCGAAAATGTCGCAGAGGTCGCGGGCGGGTGGCAGGCAAGGCCGGACGCCGCCCCTGTCTATCCCGCCGAAATGGTCTGTTTTGAACGCAATAGCTGGCGTCCCGGCACCAACTTCGCTGCGGCGATGCTTGCGCAGCAGTCGAATGTGGACATCATCCAGCTCGCCACGCGGACGCAGAGGCTGGGCGTTGGCCCCAAAGGGCCGACACTGATGAAGCATCTGGTCGATCGGATTGCGCAAACCCGCATGCGCGGATTTTCATTATGTCGCCGCAAGGGATCGGCCGTCGTGGATTCGATCGCCATGCCGTTGCGGGTGCCGCATGCCGTCGCGTCCTACGCGATCGGCGTGGTGGGCGATCCGCTGTTCGAAAATGACAATGATGTGCGTCGGATGCTGTCCGCCATGCAGTCGGTCGTTTTCCGCTACAATGACAGCCTGCGCCGTAGTCAGACGATAAGCGTCCAGTAACGGCGGGGCTTTCAGGGCATGCCGACGATTTCGTCGGCGGCGAAGCAATCTTTGGCGGCGACGACCTGACAGGCCGGATCGGTGGCGGCCATGGCGCAACCGGCAACGGCGACATTCGTAGAAACCCCGGTGATGACGACGGTTTCGATGGTCATGCGGCGCAGCATCGCGTCGAGCGCCGTGCCGTGAAAGCCGATCAGCCCCGAACTGCGCGCGACCGGGAAATCCTGGGGCTGCGGCCTGAGTTTCTCGACGCTCTCCGCTGGCGCTCCGCGGATATGGAAATGCCCGGTTGCCCCTTGGTTCGATGGCCCCGGCGGATAGGGGTGCAAGGCATGGAGTTGCGACTTTCAAGGAGTGGTGTGAATGGCTGCCAAATATGCAGATGTGGTGGGGACTGCGCCCGCCGACCTGAGCGCGCGCAAGCTGCCGATGGACGACACGCCGGAATTGCGGCAGGCGCTGGTCGAGGGTGAGCCGCACACGCTGCTGATGACCTATGTGCATCTGAGCGGTGACGAGGCGATGCTGGACATATTCGCGCCGCACCTGAAATCGCCCTATGCCTATCCCCCGAGCAGATTCCGGCGGACCTGATCGAGGACCTGCGCGCCAGGCTGCTCCATGTCCTGACGACG harbors:
- a CDS encoding isochorismatase family protein, with amino-acid sequence MHPYPPGPSNQGATGHFHIRGAPAESVEKLRPQPQDFPVARSSGLIGFHGTALDAMLRRMTIETVVITGVSTNVAVAGCAMAATDPACQVVAAKDCFAADEIVGMP
- a CDS encoding helix-turn-helix domain-containing protein, coding for MKSCVRTVEVLEFFMKKGAPARTIEISEALGVPNSSADEILRTLAAVGYLTYNQATKLYAPSYKIVANASSIEDSFFGSGRVHEVMEDMRRETGASVFVTQQNDCWSENVAEVAGGWQARPDAAPVYPAEMVCFERNSWRPGTNFAAAMLAQQSNVDIIQLATRTQRLGVGPKGPTLMKHLVDRIAQTRMRGFSLCRRKGSAVVDSIAMPLRVPHAVASYAIGVVGDPLFENDNDVRRMLSAMQSVVFRYNDSLRRSQTISVQ
- a CDS encoding alpha/beta fold hydrolase gives rise to the protein MRVKSSSPASLSARSSAIAPPVRRSFLNARMPLSYSEWPNQNAPVIILIHGSRDHSRSWDALATALHPAHHVIAPDLRGHGDSAWSQDGRYDFAAYLSDLSVLARELGLGPHRQAVLIGHSLGAHIALRFCAVYPDMVRRVVAIEAVGAPPEILARRSGQPIAQAIRDWLEERHVASQGTHRDFPVVSDAIERMRTRHAFLTPGQAEHLTRHGLRQVGNSGWQWKHDPYLAVWPFPDITPDEAQALWRRISCPTLLIYGDLSWPSPTPADLLRQIPDVREVRLANSGHWPHHDAFDACCAAIETFLSG